In the genome of Raphanus sativus mitochondrion, complete genome, the window ACAAAGTGACTCGACTGTAAGGTCCACCAGGAGAAGTCTCGACTGAAAGGAGAGGAATGGTTAACCTTGAATGCTATTAATAAATTCTACAGCAATAGTCCCTCGGACTCGGAAAGTTATAACGAAAATGGCTAACCCAATAGCGGATTCCGCAGCTGCCACCGTTGGAACCAATGAAGCAAATACTTGACCCATCATATCATCCGAAGAAACGGAAAATACCAAAAAGTTCGAATTCACAGCTAATAACATTGATTCAATTGGCATTGACATAATAGGAATATTTCGTCTATTAAGGAGGATTCCCCGAATACCTAAAATAGAAATAATCATAGAAAATGTGAAATATTTG includes:
- the nad4L gene encoding NADH dehydrogenase subunit 4L, translated to MDPIKYFTFSMIISILGIRGILLNRRNIPIMSMPIESMLLAVNSNFLVFSVSSDDMMGQVFASLVPTVAAAESAIGLAIFVITFRVRGTIAVEFINSIQG